A genomic window from Martelella lutilitoris includes:
- a CDS encoding Na+/H+ antiporter subunit C, translating into MEFVLSCLVGLFFAAAIYLMLSRHSVRIMLGIAILGNAVNLLIFTAGRISGLVPPIIPKTMETLPAGTANPLPQALILTAIVISFSFFAFLLVLTYRAYQDLNTDDTDDMRAAEPKDQPMPPLGY; encoded by the coding sequence ATGGAATTCGTGCTTTCCTGTCTTGTCGGACTGTTCTTCGCCGCCGCGATCTATCTGATGCTGTCGCGCCACAGCGTCCGGATCATGCTCGGCATCGCCATTCTCGGCAATGCGGTCAACCTTCTGATCTTCACCGCCGGACGGATCTCCGGCCTGGTGCCGCCGATCATTCCGAAGACCATGGAGACGCTGCCTGCCGGCACGGCCAATCCGCTTCCCCAGGCGCTGATCCTGACGGCGATCGTGATCTCCTTTTCGTTCTTCGCCTTCCTGCTGGTCCTCACCTACCGCGCGTATCAGGACCTCAACACCGATGACACCGACGACATGCGGGCCGCCGAACCCAAGGACCAGCCCATGCCGCCGCTCGGCTACTGA
- a CDS encoding Na(+)/H(+) antiporter subunit B, with protein MNTLIFRTAAPFLSALMMLFSIFVLLRGHNAPGGGFIGGLIAASAIAIFGIASGVSAVRRAIHFHPMSIAGAGLLLSTLSGFISIFAQVPFMTAHWIYPVIFGVEVPISTVTTFDIGVYLVVFGSISSIFLALEEKDHA; from the coding sequence ATGAACACGCTGATCTTTCGCACCGCCGCGCCGTTCCTCTCGGCGCTGATGATGCTGTTTTCGATCTTCGTTCTTCTGCGCGGCCACAACGCGCCAGGCGGCGGCTTCATCGGCGGGCTGATCGCTGCCTCCGCGATCGCGATCTTCGGCATCGCCTCGGGGGTCTCGGCGGTGCGCCGGGCGATCCATTTCCATCCGATGTCGATTGCCGGCGCGGGATTGCTGCTCTCGACGCTGTCGGGCTTCATCTCGATCTTCGCCCAGGTGCCGTTCATGACGGCGCACTGGATCTATCCGGTGATCTTCGGCGTCGAGGTGCCGATCTCCACGGTCACGACTTTCGATATCGGCGTCTATCTGGTGGTTTTCGGATCGATTTCCTCGATCTTCCTGGCGCTTGAAGAAAAGGACCACGCCTGA
- a CDS encoding Na+/H+ antiporter subunit D — protein sequence MAASSSAHSVDLSLALTMEPSTLTDWLVILPVAICITVGALLMLIRKHTVWHPIIAIPALVLLVVVDCLLVYAVSTQGPITMVAGRWLPPFGIAFSADLLGALFALAAGIAGLAGAIFALGDIRASGRRYGFYPFLLLLMAGVSGAFLTGDIFNLYVWFEVLLISSFGLLILGSSHEQLDGAMKYAVLNLIGTTLFLIAVAYTYAVFGTLNMADIAMRARAAPMLPTATIGALFVVAFGMKAAAFPVNFWLPASYHTPRTVVSGLFGGLLTKVGVYALLRVMVMILPADLESLGALVSISAFLTMVLAGLGAIAQHDIRRTVGYVVIVGIGNIFAGVAVGGISGLEGALVYALHSMILMTALYFIVGLAGKLAGGFSLNAIGGLYRSNPAFAGLSLAAFFAAAGLPPFSGFWPKALLVRATLGDGQWWLAFAILFAGFCTTIALGRVFLLAYWRPAAAAPAARVRLTLSESLPVVGLMALVVAFGVYPEPLLAIATRAIEGLLAPEAYFMSVFPGGAS from the coding sequence ATGGCCGCTTCGTCCTCCGCCCATTCCGTCGACCTGTCGCTGGCGCTGACCATGGAACCGTCAACGCTGACGGACTGGCTCGTCATTCTGCCGGTCGCCATCTGCATTACGGTCGGCGCCTTGCTGATGCTGATCCGCAAGCACACCGTCTGGCATCCGATCATCGCCATTCCCGCCCTTGTCCTTCTGGTGGTCGTGGACTGCCTTCTGGTCTACGCCGTCTCGACCCAGGGACCGATCACCATGGTCGCCGGCCGCTGGCTGCCGCCGTTCGGCATTGCCTTTTCCGCCGACCTTCTGGGCGCCCTTTTTGCCCTTGCCGCAGGCATTGCCGGGCTTGCCGGCGCGATCTTCGCGCTCGGCGATATTCGCGCGAGCGGCAGGCGCTACGGCTTTTATCCCTTTCTTCTGCTGCTGATGGCCGGCGTCTCCGGCGCGTTCCTGACCGGGGACATCTTCAACCTCTATGTCTGGTTCGAGGTCCTGCTGATCTCCTCCTTCGGCCTGCTGATTCTGGGGTCGTCCCACGAACAGCTTGACGGGGCGATGAAATATGCGGTTCTGAACCTGATCGGCACGACGCTGTTCCTGATCGCGGTCGCCTATACCTACGCCGTGTTCGGCACGCTCAATATGGCCGATATCGCCATGCGGGCGCGGGCTGCGCCGATGCTGCCGACGGCGACGATCGGCGCGCTTTTCGTTGTGGCCTTCGGCATGAAGGCGGCGGCGTTCCCGGTCAATTTCTGGCTGCCCGCTTCCTATCACACGCCGCGCACGGTGGTCTCCGGCCTTTTCGGCGGGCTTTTGACCAAGGTCGGCGTCTATGCCCTCCTGCGAGTGATGGTGATGATCCTGCCGGCCGACCTTGAAAGCCTTGGCGCGCTCGTCTCGATCAGCGCCTTTCTCACCATGGTGCTTGCCGGTCTCGGCGCGATCGCCCAGCATGATATCCGCCGCACGGTCGGCTATGTGGTGATCGTCGGCATCGGCAATATCTTTGCCGGCGTGGCCGTCGGCGGGATTTCGGGCCTGGAGGGCGCGCTTGTCTATGCGCTTCACTCGATGATCCTGATGACGGCGCTCTATTTCATCGTCGGTCTTGCCGGAAAGCTTGCGGGCGGATTTTCGCTGAACGCGATCGGCGGGCTTTACCGCAGCAATCCGGCCTTTGCGGGCTTAAGCCTTGCCGCCTTTTTCGCCGCCGCGGGCCTGCCGCCGTTCTCCGGCTTCTGGCCGAAGGCGCTGCTGGTCCGGGCGACGCTCGGTGACGGACAGTGGTGGCTGGCCTTCGCCATTCTTTTCGCCGGCTTCTGCACCACGATCGCGCTGGGGCGTGTCTTTCTTCTGGCCTATTGGCGGCCCGCCGCCGCGGCGCCCGCAGCCAGGGTCCGCTTGACGCTGTCGGAAAGCCTGCCGGTGGTGGGGCTGATGGCCCTCGTCGTGGCCTTCGGCGTCTATCCCGAGCCGCTGCTTGCGATCGCCACGCGCGCCATCGAGGGGCTTCTTGCGCCCGAGGCCTATTTCATGTCGGTCTTTCCCGGGGGAGCGTCCTAG